One stretch of Ananas comosus cultivar F153 linkage group 6, ASM154086v1, whole genome shotgun sequence DNA includes these proteins:
- the LOC109711997 gene encoding membrane-anchored ubiquitin-fold protein 3-like: MAGEDSIEVKFRLFDGTDIGPSKYDPSTTVASLKEIILARWPQDKEIAPKTINDLKLINAGRILENNRTLAESRVLVGEVPGGVITMHVVVRPPQFDKNNAKQPTKTPRQNRCQCTIL, encoded by the exons ATGGCCGGAGAGGATTCAATTGAGGTAAAATTTAGGCTTTTTGATGGGACTGATATTGGGCCCAGTAAATATGATCCTTCAACAACTGTGGCGTCTCTCAAGGAAATCATATTAGCTCGGTGGCCACAAG ACAAGGAAATTGCTCCGAAAACCATAAATGATCTGAAACTGATCAATGCTGGGAGAATATTAGAAAACAACCGGACTCTCGCCGAGTCTAGAGTACTAGTTGGAGAGGTTCCTGGAGGTGTAATCACTATGCATGTCGTGGTGCGCCCTCCCCAATTTGACAAAAACAACG CGAAACAGCCGACAAAAACCCCTAGGCAGAACAGATGTCAATGCAC